From one Caldithrix abyssi DSM 13497 genomic stretch:
- a CDS encoding heme o synthase: protein MIEKIKQYFTLSKPEIMLLVIITGATSLVLEGSLLREPLRFLLALVALYLTGGSANALNQYFERERDALMKRTAGRRPLPQKKISHKGALIFSLLMGISGVLIFGFFFNWYSALLSLVTLLFYSFFYTLYLKPTTPQNIVIGGAAGAMAPVGVWVAATGSMSWEPWILFLIIFLWTPPHFWALALFYTDDYRASKLPMMPVIHGERSTLNQIVFYTLILVAASLTLVFSQKVGWVYGAAAAILGFRFIRQSFKARASQTEKDYRRLFFMSIQYLFILFVVIVVEIFI from the coding sequence ATGATTGAAAAGATAAAACAATATTTTACACTTAGTAAGCCGGAAATCATGCTTCTGGTGATTATTACGGGAGCAACGTCGTTGGTTCTGGAAGGCAGTTTGCTACGCGAGCCACTTCGTTTCTTATTGGCGCTTGTAGCTCTTTACCTGACAGGCGGTTCGGCCAATGCGCTTAATCAATATTTTGAGCGAGAACGCGATGCATTAATGAAACGTACGGCCGGCCGACGTCCCCTGCCGCAAAAAAAGATCAGTCACAAAGGGGCGCTGATTTTTTCATTGTTGATGGGCATAAGCGGTGTATTAATTTTTGGATTCTTTTTTAACTGGTACAGCGCTCTGCTTTCGCTAGTCACGCTTTTATTTTACAGTTTTTTCTACACTTTATATTTAAAACCGACCACCCCGCAGAATATTGTCATTGGGGGAGCAGCCGGGGCCATGGCTCCTGTGGGCGTGTGGGTGGCCGCTACCGGTTCCATGTCATGGGAACCGTGGATTTTGTTTCTCATTATTTTTCTCTGGACCCCGCCTCATTTTTGGGCATTAGCTCTTTTTTACACGGACGATTATCGCGCAAGTAAATTGCCGATGATGCCCGTGATACATGGCGAGCGTTCCACGCTCAATCAAATTGTGTTTTATACTTTAATTCTGGTTGCCGCCAGTCTGACGCTGGTATTTTCGCAGAAGGTCGGCTGGGTTTACGGCGCCGCCGCCGCCATTTTAGGGTTTCGGTTTATCCGCCAATCCTTTAAAGCACGCGCTTCTCAAACGGAAAAGGATTATCGACGGTTGTTTTTTATGTCGATTCAATACCTATTCATTCTGTTCGTGGTCATTGTGGTGGAGATTTTTATTTAG
- a CDS encoding DUF3341 domain-containing protein, producing MSQAKRVMMLAEFENPAQLLKAAEQLRNSGFKNFDCYSPFPIHGLDKAMGEKRSMLGWVSGITAAIGLSFGVLLQWWTGSVAYPVVVSGKPLFSYQAYSPVAFALMVISGAATAFVGMLIFNKLPRFNHPIFESERFKKVTDDGFFVSIEGDEGEFDLNEARTFLESIGGKNVELITEEAEDDEKA from the coding sequence ATGAGTCAGGCTAAAAGAGTAATGATGTTAGCAGAGTTTGAAAATCCGGCGCAGTTACTAAAGGCGGCCGAACAGCTGCGAAATTCAGGATTTAAAAATTTCGATTGTTATTCGCCCTTTCCCATTCACGGGTTGGATAAAGCCATGGGCGAAAAACGTTCGATGTTGGGCTGGGTTTCCGGAATCACTGCCGCCATCGGTTTGTCCTTTGGCGTGCTGCTGCAATGGTGGACCGGTTCCGTCGCTTATCCGGTGGTGGTTTCCGGAAAGCCGCTGTTTAGTTACCAGGCTTACAGCCCCGTCGCCTTTGCATTAATGGTCATTTCCGGCGCCGCCACGGCCTTTGTGGGCATGCTAATTTTTAACAAACTGCCCCGATTTAACCACCCGATATTTGAATCGGAACGGTTTAAAAAGGTGACCGACGATGGATTTTTTGTCAGCATTGAAGGCGACGAAGGAGAGTTTGACTTAAATGAAGCGCGCACCTTTCTTGAGTCCATTGGCGGTAAGAATGTTGAATTAATCACGGAAGAGGCGGAAGACGATGAAAAAGCTTAG
- a CDS encoding DUF5666 domain-containing protein — MIQTSNYRGWLRGLFLLLGILLSFSLTAQAQDYYVIASQPDADSSEYFYEEGATLYMTVYSQNLDFNNMKKMKWEIEKDMDYGHEDGMEDDSGMDFEGVFTNNMDGSFSASFDLSQLPMAGLWKWKAELEDEHGNEVKFKAAFSYINPSDDSVHQYLELKGIISEINGDTLFIGDYAFVVDSNTVIIGHEDNMLNFSDLMVGDYVEVESRGLYDNVYLAIKIELEDKDDYEDDGHHEMEFKGKIESITDSSIVVNGNQFKITAQTIIRNRHEMTIQIGDLAVGMFVEVKARLMNREMIALKIEIEDYDDHAYKFEIEGMIDSLNTNYLIIGGQKVYFDSTTVVKLSHHDMGSVSDLQVGQYVEVKVILTADGALWAIKIEIEDSDNYSQEIKFKGVIDSVGVNFLIVSDRLVYVDDSTEIYWAHNVSMSFSELQKGLVVKVEGILQNDGSILAQEIKVKELWNNYIEVEGVVESIDADGFTVQGVYFYVDSTTLFFTSHYQILTFNDLKTGDWVEVKALPMADGSLVALKVHVEDGDKTHLSVTGEIQSITMDSIRVNNLNFAIDSSTIVYDLQDAQVDISALKVGQIVEVKALILQDGTFQAVKIEIEYDPDMVSVTSSLGGKTESSIIILNTEYTITSNTVILDSSFNVIDYTSLQPGDEVTVWAVSSSGGNEALQIQTLSTSSVTAIENQSQVIRGFELKQNYPNPFNPTTTIEFSLNQSGFEKVSLTVYNILGKKVKTLYNGVLDRGTYRFEWNGTNEANQPVASGLYFYRLQVKNQASVKQMILIK, encoded by the coding sequence ATGATCCAAACAAGTAACTACCGTGGATGGCTAAGAGGACTTTTCCTGCTCTTAGGGATTCTTCTCAGCTTTTCCCTCACCGCTCAGGCGCAGGACTATTATGTTATAGCGTCCCAACCGGATGCTGATAGTTCGGAATACTTTTATGAAGAAGGCGCCACGCTTTACATGACCGTTTATTCCCAGAATCTTGATTTCAATAACATGAAAAAGATGAAATGGGAAATCGAGAAAGATATGGATTATGGGCATGAAGATGGTATGGAGGATGATTCTGGAATGGATTTCGAAGGCGTCTTCACCAACAATATGGATGGTTCTTTCAGCGCCTCTTTCGATCTTAGCCAACTGCCCATGGCTGGTCTGTGGAAATGGAAAGCGGAGCTTGAAGACGAGCACGGCAATGAGGTTAAATTTAAAGCCGCTTTTAGCTACATCAACCCGAGCGATGATTCGGTACATCAGTACCTGGAGTTGAAAGGTATCATTTCTGAAATTAACGGCGACACTCTATTTATTGGAGATTACGCTTTCGTTGTGGATTCAAACACTGTAATCATTGGCCACGAAGACAACATGCTCAATTTTTCAGACCTTATGGTCGGCGATTATGTAGAAGTTGAAAGCCGTGGACTGTATGACAATGTTTACCTTGCCATCAAGATCGAACTGGAAGATAAAGATGATTATGAAGACGATGGCCATCATGAAATGGAATTCAAGGGAAAAATCGAATCTATTACAGACTCCTCTATCGTTGTGAATGGCAACCAGTTTAAGATTACTGCTCAAACCATAATCCGTAACCGTCATGAAATGACCATTCAGATCGGTGATCTGGCTGTGGGCATGTTTGTTGAAGTAAAAGCCAGGCTTATGAATCGAGAAATGATCGCCCTTAAAATTGAGATCGAAGATTATGATGATCACGCCTATAAGTTTGAAATTGAAGGTATGATCGATTCTTTAAATACGAATTATTTGATCATCGGCGGACAAAAAGTTTACTTCGATTCGACCACGGTTGTTAAGCTCAGCCACCACGACATGGGCAGCGTAAGCGATTTACAGGTAGGTCAATATGTAGAAGTTAAAGTCATATTAACGGCTGACGGCGCCTTATGGGCCATTAAAATTGAAATTGAAGATTCTGACAATTACAGTCAGGAAATCAAGTTTAAAGGCGTAATTGATTCGGTTGGCGTTAACTTTTTGATTGTCTCCGACAGACTGGTTTACGTGGACGACAGCACAGAAATTTACTGGGCACACAATGTAAGCATGAGCTTTAGCGAACTGCAAAAAGGACTGGTTGTTAAAGTTGAAGGCATTCTGCAAAATGACGGCAGCATTCTGGCTCAAGAAATCAAAGTAAAAGAACTGTGGAATAATTACATAGAAGTTGAAGGCGTGGTAGAATCTATCGACGCTGATGGCTTTACCGTCCAGGGCGTTTACTTTTACGTGGATTCGACCACCCTGTTTTTCACCAGCCACTATCAGATTTTAACTTTCAACGACCTCAAAACAGGCGATTGGGTGGAAGTTAAAGCGCTTCCGATGGCCGACGGTTCATTGGTGGCTCTTAAAGTTCACGTGGAAGATGGCGATAAAACGCACCTCAGCGTTACCGGTGAAATTCAATCCATCACCATGGATTCGATTCGTGTGAATAATCTGAACTTTGCCATTGACTCCAGCACCATCGTCTATGATTTGCAGGATGCTCAGGTTGATATCTCTGCGCTGAAGGTCGGTCAGATCGTTGAAGTAAAAGCATTGATTTTGCAAGACGGAACTTTCCAGGCCGTAAAGATCGAAATTGAATACGATCCCGACATGGTTTCTGTAACCAGTTCTCTGGGTGGAAAGACCGAATCCAGCATCATTATTCTTAACACGGAATACACTATTACCTCTAACACCGTCATTCTGGACAGCAGCTTTAATGTAATCGATTACACCTCGCTGCAGCCAGGTGATGAGGTAACGGTTTGGGCCGTTTCCAGCTCGGGCGGCAATGAAGCGCTGCAAATTCAAACGCTTTCTACTTCAAGCGTTACAGCCATCGAAAATCAATCTCAGGTTATTCGTGGTTTCGAATTGAAACAGAACTATCCGAACCCGTTCAACCCCACCACCACCATTGAGTTCTCTTTGAATCAAAGCGGTTTCGAAAAAGTTAGTCTGACCGTTTACAACATCCTTGGCAAAAAGGTTAAAACTCTGTACAATGGTGTGCTGGATCGCGGCACCTACCGTTTCGAATGGAACGGAACCAACGAAGCCAACCAGCCTGTTGCCTCTGGCCTGTATTTCTACAGACTGCAGGTTAAAAACCAGGCTTCCGTAAAACAAATGATTTTAATCAAATAA
- a CDS encoding cytochrome c3 family protein produces MAQIFPKWTNRLPLFILIGAAGGIIGVVFFFWYFGSPQYTDVGYQPEQPVPYSHKLHVGDLGLDCRYCHVNVERAAVASVPPTQTCMNCHSSVATESRKLLPVRASMAENKPLEWTKVHDLPDFVYFDHSAHITAGVGCESCHGNVAAMEKVHQEKPLSMSWCLDCHNNPAPSLRPASEITTMNYQPPANQLEIAMQLIQQKNIKPPIDCSGCHR; encoded by the coding sequence TTGGCGCAGATTTTTCCCAAATGGACCAATCGATTACCGCTATTTATTTTAATAGGCGCAGCAGGCGGTATCATCGGTGTTGTTTTTTTCTTCTGGTATTTTGGTTCGCCTCAATATACGGATGTTGGTTATCAACCGGAGCAACCGGTGCCGTACAGTCATAAATTGCATGTGGGCGATCTGGGCCTGGATTGCCGTTACTGCCATGTAAATGTGGAGCGGGCTGCGGTGGCCAGCGTGCCGCCCACGCAAACCTGCATGAATTGCCATTCCAGCGTGGCAACCGAAAGCCGCAAATTGTTGCCCGTTCGGGCAAGCATGGCTGAAAACAAACCGCTGGAGTGGACAAAGGTGCACGATTTGCCGGATTTCGTCTATTTTGATCATTCCGCACACATTACGGCTGGCGTGGGGTGCGAGTCGTGTCACGGCAATGTGGCGGCCATGGAAAAAGTGCATCAGGAAAAGCCATTAAGCATGAGCTGGTGTCTTGATTGTCACAATAATCCGGCCCCCAGTTTGCGACCCGCCTCAGAAATTACCACCATGAACTACCAGCCTCCTGCCAACCAATTAGAAATTGCCATGCAACTGATTCAACAAAAAAACATCAAACCGCCAATCGATTGTTCGGGGTGTCATAGATGA
- the nrfD gene encoding NrfD/PsrC family molybdoenzyme membrane anchor subunit, whose translation MSVFEQRAQLAQIQEPPLIEGNPTFHSITEDVSSIAERPKPPKMWYILMGISSFFALILFVLIGYLIGTGIGVWGNNVPVGWGFPIVNFVFWVGIGHAGTLISAILFLLRQKWRTSINRFAEAMTLFAIACALVFPGIHVGRIWVIYYMFPVPNQMAMWPNFRSPLLWDFFAVGTYFTVSLIFWYTGLVPDLASMRDRAKTRLRKIVLGIFSLGWRGSNKHWKHYEMAYLILAGLSTPLVLSVHSIVSTDFATSILPGWHSTIFPPYFVAGAIFSGFGMVLTMAIIARKAFKLEHIITLTHLEKINKVILLTGMMVGYSYAMEFFIAWYGGNQYEQFTFINRAFGPYWWAYWIMVISNVVIPQLLWFKKFRTSIPVMFVISIFVNIGMWFERFVIVITSLHRDFLPSSWDMFKPTWVDFGMMLGAFGLFFTLFLLFVRWLPMVAMSEVKGVLPQADPHYYDEHHQAEGTK comes from the coding sequence GTGAGTGTTTTTGAGCAACGTGCGCAACTTGCGCAAATACAGGAGCCGCCGTTAATTGAAGGGAACCCTACCTTTCACTCCATTACAGAAGATGTGAGCTCTATTGCCGAACGGCCCAAACCGCCGAAGATGTGGTACATTTTGATGGGCATCAGTTCTTTTTTTGCGCTCATTCTCTTTGTTTTGATTGGTTACCTGATTGGAACCGGTATTGGAGTGTGGGGCAACAATGTTCCTGTGGGCTGGGGCTTTCCGATTGTCAACTTTGTGTTTTGGGTAGGAATCGGACACGCCGGCACCTTAATTTCGGCCATTTTATTTTTGCTGCGGCAGAAGTGGCGAACATCGATTAACCGCTTTGCCGAGGCCATGACCCTGTTTGCCATTGCCTGCGCGCTGGTTTTCCCCGGCATTCATGTGGGACGCATCTGGGTTATTTACTATATGTTTCCCGTGCCCAATCAAATGGCCATGTGGCCTAATTTCCGCAGCCCTCTGTTGTGGGACTTTTTTGCGGTGGGCACCTATTTTACGGTTTCGCTCATTTTCTGGTACACCGGCCTGGTTCCCGATCTGGCGAGCATGAGAGATCGGGCTAAAACACGTCTGCGCAAAATTGTGCTGGGCATTTTTTCGCTGGGCTGGCGCGGCAGCAACAAACACTGGAAGCATTACGAAATGGCTTATTTGATTCTGGCCGGACTTTCCACGCCGCTGGTGCTTTCGGTGCATAGTATTGTGAGTACCGATTTTGCGACCAGCATTTTACCGGGCTGGCATTCCACCATTTTCCCGCCGTACTTTGTGGCCGGCGCTATTTTTTCCGGCTTTGGCATGGTGCTTACCATGGCTATCATCGCTCGTAAAGCGTTTAAGCTGGAACACATCATTACTTTAACTCATCTGGAAAAAATCAACAAAGTGATTCTGCTGACGGGTATGATGGTAGGCTATTCTTACGCCATGGAGTTTTTTATTGCCTGGTACGGCGGCAACCAGTACGAACAGTTTACCTTTATCAATCGCGCCTTTGGGCCGTACTGGTGGGCATACTGGATTATGGTGATCAGCAATGTGGTTATTCCGCAGTTGTTATGGTTTAAGAAGTTCAGGACCAGTATCCCGGTTATGTTTGTCATTTCCATCTTTGTCAATATCGGCATGTGGTTTGAGCGCTTTGTGATTGTGATTACTTCGCTGCACCGCGACTTTTTGCCTTCCAGCTGGGATATGTTCAAACCCACCTGGGTGGATTTTGGCATGATGCTCGGCGCTTTTGGTCTGTTTTTTACCCTGTTTCTGCTTTTTGTGCGCTGGCTGCCCATGGTTGCCATGTCGGAGGTCAAAGGCGTTCTGCCGCAGGCCGATCCGCACTATTATGATGAACACCATCAGGCGGAGGGAACAAAATGA
- a CDS encoding HD-GYP domain-containing protein, which produces MRIEELHLIDNSMPSLLELANYLHQKKDAFELLTKFMQQLEMSINKTSFTHSARVALLAETLGTAVNLSANELYLLKRSAYLHDIGKIFLPVKLFQKKEELNAKEWKMIRLHPELGASLIRQIPHLKPLLAGILFHHERYNGSGYPFGLSEQQIPLISRIIGLVDCFEALIAPRPYHTPLTLQQALSTMEKQKNQGLWDPYLFEVFVEITTDSDYFVDKRPVDINLVKN; this is translated from the coding sequence ATGCGGATAGAAGAGTTACATTTAATCGATAACAGTATGCCCTCTCTGCTGGAACTTGCGAATTATCTGCATCAAAAAAAGGATGCCTTTGAACTGCTCACGAAATTCATGCAGCAACTTGAGATGTCTATTAACAAAACATCGTTTACACACAGCGCCCGCGTGGCCCTGCTGGCTGAAACATTGGGCACCGCTGTTAATCTTTCTGCCAATGAATTATATTTATTAAAAAGGTCTGCCTATTTACATGATATAGGGAAAATATTTTTACCCGTGAAATTATTTCAAAAAAAAGAAGAATTGAATGCCAAAGAATGGAAGATGATTCGTCTGCATCCGGAATTAGGCGCCTCTCTCATCAGACAAATTCCTCACCTAAAACCCTTGCTGGCAGGAATCTTATTTCATCATGAACGGTATAATGGAAGCGGCTATCCCTTTGGCTTAAGTGAACAACAAATCCCTTTAATAAGTCGCATCATCGGCCTGGTAGATTGTTTTGAAGCATTGATCGCTCCAAGACCTTACCACACTCCCTTAACTTTGCAACAGGCATTAAGTACAATGGAAAAACAAAAAAATCAGGGGCTGTGGGATCCGTATTTATTTGAAGTGTTTGTAGAGATAACCACCGATTCAGATTATTTTGTGGATAAACGTCCCGTTGATATTAACCTGGTCAAAAATTAA
- a CDS encoding c-type cytochrome: MKKLSWIIGLFMFVLLLGCRGQISEKPPIHPVPDMDDQPKFKAQEENRFFTDGSAMRVPVPGTVARGEYHENEEYFTGKDENGKPIDYIPEAVNLALLKRGQERYNIYCAPCHSRVGDGLGMVVKRGFPPPPSFHQDNIRAYADGHIFDVISNGIRNMPAYKHQIPVKDRWAIVAYFRALQRSQHATIKDVPEELRDKIK; encoded by the coding sequence ATGAAAAAGCTTAGTTGGATAATCGGACTTTTCATGTTTGTGTTGCTGTTGGGTTGCCGGGGGCAGATATCTGAAAAACCGCCCATCCATCCTGTGCCGGATATGGACGATCAGCCTAAGTTCAAAGCTCAGGAGGAAAACCGGTTTTTTACCGACGGTTCTGCCATGCGCGTTCCGGTGCCGGGAACGGTAGCCCGTGGCGAATACCATGAAAACGAGGAATATTTTACAGGTAAAGATGAAAACGGAAAACCGATCGATTACATCCCGGAGGCTGTGAACCTGGCCCTGCTCAAACGTGGGCAGGAACGATACAATATCTACTGCGCGCCCTGCCACAGTCGTGTGGGCGACGGTCTGGGAATGGTGGTCAAAAGAGGATTTCCGCCGCCGCCCTCTTTTCATCAGGACAACATAAGGGCCTACGCCGACGGGCATATTTTTGATGTAATCAGCAACGGCATTCGCAATATGCCGGCTTACAAACATCAGATTCCCGTCAAAGATCGCTGGGCTATTGTTGCTTATTTCAGAGCTTTGCAGCGCTCCCAGCATGCCACCATTAAAGATGTTCCCGAAGAATTAAGAGATAAAATAAAGTAG
- a CDS encoding TAT-variant-translocated molybdopterin oxidoreductase: MNEGKQYWRSLEQLADTPEFKKFVAAEFPESVEEVADGVSRRKFLGLMGASIAFAGLVSCRRPVEKIVPYVVAPENIIPGVPRYYATIMPVGLSNYGLLVENHDGRPTKIEGNPDHSSTRGATNAWLQASVLELYDPDRSKQVRFKGAIKTWPDFIAFWRSEKTRLGKGKKLAVLSRSFSSPALYKAYQNFKQQFPEARWFAYESVSDENIFRGIRLATGQDLRPLYHYERAKVILSLEADFLLSESENIAAHKGFSKGRKVLKAGEEMNRLYVVENHFSITGGMADHRLRLQTQQVGAFALALAHALKKRGLALDIDLPANALKVDAVWLNALADDLMKNKGKSLIVAGRTQPAEVHALVLALNKTLGNVGATVEYLPLQDALLPSKNQLADLVRAMNSGEVETLVTLDVNPAYDAPVDLNWQQAAGRLKTHIHCGLYFDETAQQAHWHLPLSHYLEAWGDGRNADGSLSVAQPMIAPLYDSKSALEVVHLLTTGLAASGYELVRAAWKEILPGQNFEKRWKKVLNDGYLAPEKSDALNPTLTLKTLSEQAFQTKSTANEILELVFRPSPTVFDGRFANNGWLQELPDPVTKLTWGNGLLLSPKTAQALQVGNGDVVELEVGQNKIKIPVWIQPGHADHSASLLLGYGRTAGGKIASGVGVNASVLRTLAGFNFVIGARLRKTGEKEEMATTQDHGSMEGRPLVREATVEEYKNEPHFAEKMEEHPPLKSLWKERAYDEGYQWGMTIDLNSCSGCNACVVACQSENNIPIVGKEQVLKGREMHWIRLDRYYAGELEDPEMVAQPMACAQCENAPCEQVCPVQATTHDAEGLNVMTYNRCIGTRYCSNNCPFKVRRFNFFNYTGGLADTLKMAMNPDVTVRSRGVMEKCTYCVQRINQAKINSKNEGRAVRDGEIKTACEQACPADAIVFGNINDPNSAVSKMKQVDRDYNLLSGLNLKTRTSYLARLRNPNPLIEKRLQKKEMEGGLVS; the protein is encoded by the coding sequence ATGAACGAAGGAAAGCAGTATTGGAGAAGCCTGGAGCAATTGGCCGATACGCCGGAATTCAAAAAATTTGTAGCAGCCGAATTTCCCGAAAGTGTGGAAGAGGTTGCCGATGGCGTATCGCGCAGAAAGTTCCTGGGTCTGATGGGCGCTTCCATTGCCTTTGCCGGGCTGGTAAGTTGCCGCAGGCCGGTGGAGAAAATTGTGCCTTATGTGGTCGCGCCAGAAAATATCATCCCCGGCGTGCCCAGGTATTACGCCACCATCATGCCTGTGGGGCTAAGTAATTATGGCCTGCTGGTGGAAAACCACGACGGTCGTCCGACCAAAATCGAGGGTAATCCGGATCACTCTTCTACCCGGGGGGCGACCAACGCCTGGTTGCAGGCGTCTGTGCTGGAATTGTACGATCCGGATCGCTCCAAACAGGTGCGTTTTAAAGGCGCGATCAAGACCTGGCCGGATTTTATTGCCTTCTGGCGTTCTGAAAAAACTCGTCTGGGAAAGGGAAAAAAACTGGCGGTTTTAAGCCGTTCTTTTTCCAGTCCTGCGCTTTACAAAGCCTATCAGAATTTTAAACAACAATTCCCGGAAGCCCGCTGGTTTGCCTACGAATCAGTAAGCGATGAGAACATTTTTCGCGGAATCCGGCTGGCAACGGGCCAGGATTTACGGCCGCTTTACCATTACGAGCGCGCTAAGGTGATCCTCTCTCTGGAGGCTGACTTTTTGCTCAGCGAAAGCGAAAATATCGCCGCCCATAAAGGTTTTTCGAAGGGGCGTAAAGTCCTTAAGGCCGGCGAAGAAATGAATCGTCTGTACGTGGTGGAAAACCACTTTTCCATTACCGGCGGCATGGCCGATCATCGTTTGCGTTTACAAACACAGCAGGTGGGGGCTTTTGCGCTGGCGCTGGCTCATGCCCTGAAAAAACGGGGGCTGGCGCTCGATATTGATTTACCTGCCAATGCGTTAAAGGTGGATGCCGTATGGTTAAACGCCCTGGCTGATGACCTGATGAAAAATAAGGGAAAGAGTTTAATCGTCGCCGGTAGAACACAGCCTGCGGAAGTGCATGCGCTGGTACTGGCCCTGAATAAAACTCTGGGCAACGTGGGGGCGACCGTGGAGTATTTGCCTCTGCAGGATGCGCTTTTGCCTTCTAAAAATCAGTTAGCCGATCTGGTGCGCGCCATGAATAGCGGTGAAGTGGAAACCCTGGTCACTCTGGATGTGAATCCGGCCTATGACGCGCCGGTTGATTTAAACTGGCAGCAGGCGGCGGGCAGGCTGAAAACACACATCCACTGTGGACTGTATTTTGACGAGACGGCACAGCAGGCCCACTGGCATTTGCCGCTCAGCCATTATCTGGAAGCCTGGGGCGATGGACGTAATGCGGACGGCAGTTTGAGTGTGGCCCAGCCCATGATTGCCCCGTTGTACGATTCGAAAAGCGCGCTTGAAGTGGTTCATTTACTGACCACCGGCCTGGCGGCATCTGGTTACGAGCTGGTGCGCGCCGCGTGGAAAGAGATCCTGCCCGGACAAAACTTTGAAAAACGCTGGAAAAAGGTGTTGAATGACGGCTATCTGGCGCCGGAGAAGAGCGATGCGCTTAATCCGACGCTTACATTAAAAACGCTTTCTGAACAGGCTTTCCAGACTAAATCGACCGCCAATGAAATACTGGAGCTGGTTTTTCGGCCCTCGCCTACCGTGTTTGACGGACGGTTTGCCAACAACGGCTGGCTGCAGGAGCTGCCTGATCCGGTGACCAAGTTGACCTGGGGCAATGGTTTACTGCTCAGTCCCAAAACGGCGCAGGCCCTGCAGGTGGGTAATGGCGATGTGGTGGAATTGGAAGTCGGTCAGAACAAGATCAAAATTCCGGTGTGGATTCAGCCCGGACACGCCGATCACTCGGCGAGCCTGCTGCTGGGCTACGGACGTACGGCGGGCGGAAAAATAGCCAGCGGCGTGGGCGTTAATGCCAGCGTTTTACGTACCCTGGCCGGATTTAATTTTGTCATTGGAGCCCGGCTGCGCAAGACGGGTGAAAAAGAAGAAATGGCCACCACACAGGATCATGGTTCAATGGAAGGACGTCCGCTGGTGCGCGAGGCAACGGTGGAAGAGTACAAAAACGAACCGCACTTTGCCGAAAAGATGGAAGAACATCCGCCGCTTAAATCGCTGTGGAAAGAGAGGGCGTACGACGAAGGCTACCAGTGGGGCATGACCATCGATCTTAATTCCTGCTCCGGTTGCAATGCCTGTGTGGTTGCCTGCCAGAGTGAAAATAATATTCCCATTGTGGGCAAAGAACAGGTGTTAAAAGGTCGCGAAATGCACTGGATTCGTCTGGATCGTTACTATGCAGGCGAGCTGGAAGACCCGGAAATGGTGGCCCAGCCCATGGCCTGCGCACAGTGTGAAAACGCGCCCTGCGAGCAGGTGTGTCCGGTGCAGGCCACCACGCACGACGCCGAAGGTTTAAACGTAATGACCTACAATCGCTGCATCGGCACGCGCTATTGTTCCAACAACTGTCCCTTTAAAGTGCGCCGCTTCAACTTTTTTAATTACACGGGCGGACTGGCAGACACCTTAAAGATGGCCATGAATCCGGATGTTACCGTGCGTTCTCGCGGCGTGATGGAAAAATGCACCTACTGTGTGCAGCGCATTAATCAGGCCAAAATCAATTCCAAAAACGAAGGGCGCGCCGTGCGCGACGGCGAAATCAAAACCGCCTGTGAACAGGCCTGCCCGGCCGATGCCATTGTTTTTGGCAATATCAACGATCCAAACAGCGCCGTGAGCAAAATGAAACAGGTGGATCGCGATTACAATCTGCTGTCTGGTCTGAATTTAAAAACCAGAACCAGTTATCTGGCGCGCCTGCGCAATCCAAATCCTTTAATTGAAAAACGTCTGCAAAAGAAAGAGATGGAAGGGGGATTGGTCTCGTGA